The bacterium genomic interval AAGCGGTGCCTCGACCGAGCCGAGCTCGAAAGGAAGGATCGATATGCAGAGCAACGCCACCCGCGACCTCGTCGTCGGCCTCTTCGTCCTGATCGGACTGCTGGCGCTCGCCTACCTCTCGCTCCAGGTGGGCGGCATCGAGCTCTCCCAGGGCGAGAAGATCCTGCTCAAGGCCACCTTCGACGACATCGGCGGCCTCTCCGCCCGCGCACCGGTCCGCGTCGCCGGCGTGAAGATCGGCCAGGTCTCGGGGATCGACCTCGACGAGGACCTGCGCGCGACGGTCAGCCTCGAGGTCGACGCGGACGTCGGGCTCTCGATCGACTCCTCCGCGGCGATCCGGACCGCCGGGCTGTTGGGCGACCAGTTCATCGCCGTCGAGCTCGGTGCCGAGGATGATGTGCTCCTCGACGGGGAGGCCTTCCAGTTCACCGAGAGCGCCCTCTCGATCGAGAAGCTCGTCGGCCAGCTCGTCCACGACGCGGGCGTCTAGACCAGCCGATCGACTTCGAGAGACGATGTTGGTCGGCGGCGTAGCCGGTCGGTCGTCTGGCACGTAGTATCCGCGCGACCCGCTGGCCCATCCATCTGGAACGTCTCGTGAACTCCGCCCGTCGAATCTTTCCGTCCACGCTGATCGCGGTTCTCATGCTGCTGGTCACGACCGGGTGTGCCTGGCGAGAGGGGCCGGACCCGCTGGAGGACGCGAACCGCAAGGTCTTCGCCTTCAATGAAGGGCTCGATCGCTACCTGTTGGCGCCCGCGGCGACGGCCTGGGACTTCGTCGTGCCCGAGTTCGCGCAGAAGGGCCTCGACAATTTCTTCGGTCACCTGAACATGCCGATCGTCCTCGCGAACGACATCCTCCAGGGCAAACCGATCGCGGCCTTCGAGGACCTCGCGCGGATCACGCACAACACGGTCTTCGGCTTCGGTGGCTTCTACGACATTGCGACCGACCTCGGAATTCCCGAGAACGACGAGGATTTTGGTCAGACGCTGGGCTACTACGGGACGCCCGCGGGGCCCTACCTGATGGTTCCGATCCTGG includes:
- the mlaD gene encoding outer membrane lipid asymmetry maintenance protein MlaD; translation: MQSNATRDLVVGLFVLIGLLALAYLSLQVGGIELSQGEKILLKATFDDIGGLSARAPVRVAGVKIGQVSGIDLDEDLRATVSLEVDADVGLSIDSSAAIRTAGLLGDQFIAVELGAEDDVLLDGEAFQFTESALSIEKLVGQLVHDAGV
- a CDS encoding VacJ family lipoprotein; this translates as MNSARRIFPSTLIAVLMLLVTTGCAWREGPDPLEDANRKVFAFNEGLDRYLLAPAATAWDFVVPEFAQKGLDNFFGHLNMPIVLANDILQGKPIAAFEDLARITHNTVFGFGGFYDIATDLGIPENDEDFGQTLGYYGTPAGPYLMVPILGPYTLRDGFGEIVDTTATGYLYSPVWTSARTLNLDTAELWGVSIGQKGLELLNLRSIFDEELEESRKDAFDYYVFVRNAYLQSRAAKVADQTDAPVIDEDDLYFFDEEEFEEDEEEEDYDDI